Proteins from one Desulforegula conservatrix Mb1Pa genomic window:
- a CDS encoding flagellar brake domain-containing protein, translated as MDDIDRIKNLSMEANVQVNIELGTKLLLELEDVNIPINSLFVGLKANEYFIASQPSNYSMIKHKLFPGNPMVIKYLHNGTVYAFPTKIIDIIDKPVQMVLFVYPKFLQSQTIRSYRRNDCLIPAKVIVSSIERHGIIKDLSEEGCGCSFKYQLNSKVKLRTGSTITLYCQFPGREGDVELTGSIQNLRKEGSSEIVGLRFENLSEQSSAIIYDYLVFLSAQQA; from the coding sequence ATGGACGACATCGATAGAATAAAAAATCTCAGCATGGAAGCAAACGTCCAGGTTAATATCGAGCTTGGAACGAAACTGCTGCTGGAATTGGAAGACGTCAATATTCCGATAAACAGTCTATTTGTAGGCCTTAAAGCAAACGAATACTTTATCGCTTCCCAGCCATCTAATTATTCGATGATCAAGCATAAGCTTTTTCCTGGTAACCCCATGGTTATCAAATATCTTCACAATGGTACAGTATACGCTTTTCCAACAAAGATAATAGACATCATCGACAAACCTGTGCAGATGGTGCTTTTCGTATACCCCAAATTTTTGCAGAGCCAGACCATCCGTTCGTACCGCAGGAACGATTGTCTTATTCCTGCCAAGGTCATTGTCAGTAGTATTGAAAGACATGGGATAATAAAGGATTTGAGCGAGGAAGGCTGCGGGTGCAGCTTTAAATATCAGCTTAATTCCAAGGTAAAGCTGAGGACAGGAAGCACAATAACCCTTTATTGCCAGTTTCCTGGAAGGGAAGGGGATGTCGAGCTGACAGGCTCAATTCAGAATCTTAGAAAAGAAGGCTCAAGTGAGATTGTCGGCCTGAGATTTGAGAATCTTTCAGAACAGTCCAGCGCCATCATTTATGATTATCTTGTCTTTTTATCAGCCCAGCAGGCCTGA